Part of the Blastocatellia bacterium genome, GAGAATGCGCCTTGATCCCCTCCGGTTGGCACGTCCAGGTCCGCCCACACCGCCCACACTGCATCCGCCACTTCAGCACCCGCCCCAGCCGGATGTCCACCACCCCTCGCTCCTCTCGCTGATGGATATGCCCGCTCGCTCTCTGACAGGTGGGACATCGCCGATCCGCTTGCGCTTCTTCCTTTACAATGGGAATAATATATCGCCGCATTGGGCTTCCTCCAGGAAACATAAAGTATTACAGCTTGCCAGAGGAATCCCTCTCTTTCAAGCACAAAATTTGAAACGATTACCAAGCAACTCCTGCTTGCCCTCATCTCATCTTTGTCATACAATTTGTGCTCATTTGGATGGACGAATGACAAACCGATTCAGCGGCAATGCACCAAACCCAATCCATGTTTTCAATTTCATGAAGGCGAGGAGGATCAACTCGATGAAACAAATTGTCACCTTGCTAGCCTTGGCTTTGCTCGTGATGCCCGCCACAAACTGGGGGGCCTCAGCAAAACCGATGTTCCCCTACCAAAGTGCTCAACCCGACAGCCCTGTCGAACTTTGGACGGCCGAAGAGTATAAGGACTTCTATGACGCCAGCGCGACACAGGACATGGCTAAGAAAATTCAGCTCTTTGAGCAGTTCACCACCAAATATCCGGGCAGCGCACTGGTTCCTCTGGTTCGTCGAAATTTGGTGTTTGCATATCTTCAAACGCAAGACTTGGCCAAGGCATTTCAAGCTGGCGATGCCTACTTGAACTCACACCATGAGAAATATGCCGAGGCATTTGACAGGGCCTACGGCGACCTGTTCAAGAAAGCGGAAGCCACGCTCCCCATGAAACCGACAGACGATTTCGATGTCTTGATCAACCTGATTGTCGCTTCAAACGGCGCGGCGCGAGCCAAGAATACAAGCTTTGACACGCAAACCAAGCGATATATTGAGCTCGCTTCCAACCTGATCAAGCCGGACAGCCCACCACCCACTATGCCCAAAGCGCGTTGGACGGGTAACGAAAATGCATTTCAGGCGGTACTCCAACAAACGGTTGGGCTGATGAGCTTCAATCATGCAGGCTTCAAGCTGACCAACCGCTCGCTCGACGCGTTGAAGTCTGAGGGCGTCAGCGAGGCCGTCACAGGCAAGTTGACAAGCTTGCTCGACCGCGAATTTGACGCACTGGACAAGCTCAATAGTGAGGTGCAAGCGTTGGTCGGCGCACAAGAGATGGCTACACTGAAACCGCTGTTAGGTAAGTATGCGGTCAACCGTCAGCCCTACTATCAAGCTGCTGAACACTTAGCGAAAGCCGCTGCCCTCGCCCCGACCGACCCGGTGACCTTTTACCTGTGGGGTGAAGCATGCCGGTTAGGCAAGTATGCCGATTTGCGCGACGCCGTTGATCAAACACAAAAAGAGTACAACAACCTGAGTGGTCAACTGAAACAAATCGAAACACAAGTCAAGCAAATCAATGACGAATTGACACGGTTGAGTAAAGCACCTCGCCAAACTGAACAAACAAAAAACCGCATTGAAGAGTTGAGCAAACAGGGACAAGAGCTCGCCCAAAAAGGCGAAAGCCTTACACCGCGGCTGGATCAATTGGAGGCAGAAAACGATCGGCTGGTCGAGGAAACCAATCAATTGACCGACCAGATGATTCGCATCTATGCCAAAGCGGTTGCTCTCTCTGCCAACGTGCCGCCATTACAGCAAAACGCTCGGTCTCATCTGGAGCGGTATTACAAGTATCGCAACAAAGGGGTGCTCGACGGTCTACCGGCGCTTATTGAAAGAATGAAAACCGAACAACCCTAGGCCGTTTTCATGGGCGTTATAGTGCATTCAGGGGAATGTCACACGTCACATCTCAGTCAAGTTGAGATGTGACGTGTCTCATTGCAAAATTTCAGATATGGTATAAAGCAGTTGATCGGCAAAACGCTCTCAGATGAGCCATGGAGGCAAAGCAAGCTGCCGCTGTCACCTCGATGCTGGATGCAGAACTGGAAAAACTTGGAGAACTGGAAGCGCGAATCGGTTACCGGTTCTCCAATCGGTCTTTGCTCCAACGAGCGTTAACGCACCGGTCTTACGGTCATGGGAAATCCTCGCCAGCCGTTCTTCACAACGAGGCGCTGGAGTTTCTCGGCGATGCAGTGCTTGGCTTTCTGGTGAGCGATTGGTTGCTCGAGCGTTATCCTGAGCTTCCCGAAGGCAAACTTTCCAAGCTCAAAGCCTATTTGGTCAGCGCCACCAACTTGCAAGCTCACGCCCAGCGAATCGAGCTAGGCAAATTCCTTCGACTCAATCGTGGCGAAGAGAAAACCGGTGGCCGCAGCAAGCGAACCTTGCTTGTGGACGCCTACGAAGCGCTCATCGCCGCCATTTATTTGGACGGCGGCATTGAATCGGCCAATCGGTTTTTGCGCACGCAATTTGCCGAGACGTTTGAGCACCTTGATCCTGATGAAACGGAATCCATGGACTACAAAACAGCTTTGCAAGAGCGATTGCAGGCCAAAGGCATGGCGCCGCCGGTCTACTCCGTTGTCGGTGAATACGGGCCGGCGCACGACCGCATCTTTCGCGTGCGACTCACCGCCAATGATTCAATCGTCGCCTTCGGGCGCGGGCGCACGATTAAAGCAGCCCATCAGCGAGCTGCCCGCATGGCCCTGCGGCAACTAGACCGTCTCAACAAAAGCTGAGTGAGCAGAGGACAGCGTTGACATGGCAGAAGAACTGAACGAATTGACCCATCCTTCCACAGAAACGGCCCAGGCGGGCGCCACAGTGCACACGAAAGAACAAGCTCACGGCTCTGTGTTGCGTGAGTATTTTGAATCGGCGGTGGTCACGGTAATCATGGCCCTGTTCGGCATGACATTCATCGTTCAAGCCGTCAAAGTGCCCACCGGCTCCATGGAAAACAACATCCTGATTGGTGACCACTTCCTCGTCAATAAATTTATCTTCGGCGCAACCAACACATGGCTGGATCGCATTCTCCCTGTGCGCTCCATCCGACGCAGCGACGTGATTGTATTCAAGTACCCCGAAGACCCCCAGACCAACTACGTTAAACGTGTCATCGGCCTGCCGGGAGAAACCGTGGAAATTAGAGGAACGCGCGTCTTCATCAACGGACAAGAGCTGCCAGAACGCCGCATGATCGTCAAATCACCCGCCTATGATGCCGAAAGCTCAGAATTGGAAATCATCTCTGCTGAACCCGCTCCGCCTGAGGCGACTTACACCGTTTACTGGGAACATGGCCTGGACGATGAGTGGTCTCGCTCGGCATTCCATCACGGCCGGTTTGGCGTGGGTGAACCATACAAAATCCCTGAGGACTCTTATTTCGTCATGGGCGACAACCGTGACGACAGTCAAGACAGTCGCTACTGGGGCGCTGTTCCCCGCCAACATATCGTTGGCCGCGCGTTGATCGTTTACTGGTCGTATGACGAACGCGCGGCTCAATACAACGGCAAGGACTTCTTCACCAACATCATTCGCTACACACGGTGGAGCCGCACCGGCACATTGATTCGTTAACAACCCACTGGACGAATCAGTATGCCCAGCACAGCAGCGCAATCCGGCCGCACCGGCACATTGATTCGTTAACAACCCACCAGGGCCGTGCTCATCACCTGGCTGCAACCGTGCCCCGCAGACCCTGTTTCCCACTCACGCGCTCCCTTCACCTCACTTATTGATTGACAGCCCATTGATTATTTCATAGAATGCCGAGCACTGTGCGGCTGAGTAAGCACATCAACTGGATCAAAACTTGGCCGATGCTCATTGCGTTGCTCGTGGCTTGGCCGCTTTCGGCTGCTGCTCAACAACGGCCTCTGCTCACCGAAGAAGTCGAAGTTGTTGATCCGGGAACGGTACGGTTAGAGATCGGCTTCGACTTTTTCCAGAACCAACGTTTTGCTTTATCAGGGCTACGCGGCGACCTAACAAACATCGGCGTGATCGGCTTAACGTTTGGCTTTGCTCCCAATGTTGAATTGCAGATTCAAGGCGTTCTGCAACAGTTTCTCAGTATCAACGAGCGAGAACCAGGAGCGATTCCGTTGGATTTGCCTCGCGTCAACAGCACCAATGATGTCGGTGACTTTTCTGTTTCAGCTAAGTTTCTGGTGCGTCGTGAAACCCGACGGGCGCCAGCCATCGGCTTCAGGGTTGGCGCTGGCTTACCGACGTCCAATCAGGCGCGCGGCATCGGTGTCAATCAAACCAATTACTTCACCACGTTGCTGGTGGGCAAGCACGTTGGGCGACTGAATCTTTCCGGCAACATTGGATTGGGCATCTTTCCCGCGCCGGTTGAGCCGTTCTCGCAAAACGACATGCTCCTGTATGGCTTGGCCGGAACCTATCGTTTGAATAAATGGCTAGACCTGCTCGGCGAGGTAAACGGTCGGGCCAATACACGTTCGGGCAATGCCCCGCTGGGCACTGAATCGCAAGGCCAAGCGCGTCTGGGTCTCCAGCTTCATACAGGTGCTCTGCACTGGGATATTGCGGCAATCAAGGGACTGACCAGACACAGTCCTCGAGGTGGCATCAGTTTCGGGTTGACCTATCAGACCAAAGTATTTCGTCCAGTGAACCAATAACGTGGAGGCGACTTGTGAATATGCGAATGATGACGTGGCAATACGCTCAAACGCAGGTGAACCGCTCAACAGCAACTGCTGCTGGACAATTAGCTCAAGCACAAAGGCTCAAGCAAGCAAGTTGCTGGCTATGCTTCCTCATTCCCCTCATGGTATGCATCAGCATACTGGC contains:
- the rnc gene encoding ribonuclease III; the encoded protein is MEAKQAAAVTSMLDAELEKLGELEARIGYRFSNRSLLQRALTHRSYGHGKSSPAVLHNEALEFLGDAVLGFLVSDWLLERYPELPEGKLSKLKAYLVSATNLQAHAQRIELGKFLRLNRGEEKTGGRSKRTLLVDAYEALIAAIYLDGGIESANRFLRTQFAETFEHLDPDETESMDYKTALQERLQAKGMAPPVYSVVGEYGPAHDRIFRVRLTANDSIVAFGRGRTIKAAHQRAARMALRQLDRLNKS
- the lepB gene encoding signal peptidase I, yielding MAEELNELTHPSTETAQAGATVHTKEQAHGSVLREYFESAVVTVIMALFGMTFIVQAVKVPTGSMENNILIGDHFLVNKFIFGATNTWLDRILPVRSIRRSDVIVFKYPEDPQTNYVKRVIGLPGETVEIRGTRVFINGQELPERRMIVKSPAYDAESSELEIISAEPAPPEATYTVYWEHGLDDEWSRSAFHHGRFGVGEPYKIPEDSYFVMGDNRDDSQDSRYWGAVPRQHIVGRALIVYWSYDERAAQYNGKDFFTNIIRYTRWSRTGTLIR